The DNA region AAAAACTGATAGCTTTTCTGAAATAGAGATTTATCGCCAGCAGTCCCACCCACCACAGGGATCTGCGCACCGAGCACAAGATTTAAACCTTTTAAAATTTCTTCGCCACTCGTCACTGTTTCCGCATCGATATAACTGGCGGGCAGTGTAATACAAAGCTTGGCTTCTTCTGTGCTTTTATCCGTGGCTTGTTTAACGGCTTCAGCAGCGGCGGCGATCGCATCTTCAGCTGTTCTATGACCCACTCCAGCATGAATCTGAACAGTATCAGAACAGAAGAGCATCAGCGTTAGCGACCCTTGCTCAAACCCCAATATTGACGACATTTCCCCATCAGTCGTACAACCAATCAACTCTATTCCTGGAAAAGATTGATTGATTTCTTGTAGGACAAGTTCATGATCAAAATCCAACGCTGCGAGCAAAATGCCAGCCTGAGGCTTGAGATCCGCTAAAGACTCTTGACACTGCTCCAATATTTCCTCGATTGCATCTTGGGATTCTGGATCTACACTATGACCAACAACAACTTTAAACATCAATCTTTAATTCCTAAAAAGCACTTTCACAAAATGACGATCGGTATATTACACCCTACATAAATACATATTCTAATAGTATTTAATGCTGATTCAGTAACTTTATCCTATTATCTAAAAATATCTATACTCTTAAACTATTGATAAAGATTTACATGAGAGAAACCTTATTTTTTTAGTAGATTTAGCAGATGAATATATAGAGAAATTCATGATACTATTCTTCGTCAGATAGCATCAAGAAGTGATGTAAAAAAGACGCTAACGAGATCCTTGAAGATAGAAACAGCTCCTGTGAAGTATTGAGATAAAAGATTTTCATGACAAAATCTCCCAATTCAACTGTCAGTATCAATCCTCTTGATGCAATAAGAAAATAGGATTATAAATTTCAAAATCCTACAGACCTACTAAGTACAAAAAAATATTTTGAATTATGTAGCCTGTAAAAACATGGGAAATAAAAATAAATTACAGATATTTTTTCGGTAGATTTCAGAATAAATAATGGTTGAATATATATTTTTTGTATTTCTCCAATCTGAGAATAGCCAGATTCAAATAATCTCTATCTAATCTTCTTGAAAGATGGGTTAGAAGAAAATTGATTGGCTAAATCCTTATCGCTTATATGGCTTACCTCTTCGAGAAATCTTGCTAAGATCTGCTTGTAACGAAAGGTAAAGGCAGCCACCATGAAACGCATAGTCATCATCACAGGGTTTGAGGCGTTTAATGCGAGCTTATATCGGGATGCCGCAGCTCAGGCGATCGCCCGTTGTCCAGAGTTGGAGGTGGTGACCTTTACGGATCGCGATATTGCATCTCAACCGGATGTAGTGGCGGAGGCGATCGCCGGTGCAGAAGTCTTTTTTGCGAGCCTAATTTTTGACTATGACCAGGTGATGTGGCTGCGGGAACGGCTAGACCATATCCCAACCCGCTTGGTATTTGAGTCGGCGTTGGAGTTGATGGCATTGACCCGACTGGGTAAATTTGTGATCGGCGAAAAACCCAAAGGAATGCCCAAGCCAATTAAATTTATCCTCGGCAAATTCACAAATAGTAAGGAAGAAGATAAGCTCGCAGGTTACCTCAGCTTTCTAAAAACTGGGCCTAAACTCCTCAAATATATTCCCGCGAAAAAGGTTCAAGATCTCCGCAATTGGCTAATCATCTATGGCTACTGGAATGCTGGCGGTACAGCGAATGTCGCGGCAATGTGTTGGGCGATCGCCGAAAACTATCTCGGCCTAGAAATCGGCAAACTACCGGAAGTAATTGAAACCCCCAATATGGGTTTATTGCATCCAAAATATGATGGCTATTTCACATCTCCAAAAGATTACTTAGAGTGGCATCGCAAGACTTTTCCTGACCAAAAATTCAATCCCGTTGTGGCGGTTTTACTCTATAGAAAACACGTCATCACCAATCAAAAATATATCCCCCAGCTCATCCAAAAATTCGAGGCAGACGGACTCACTCCGCTACCAGTTTTCATTAATGGTGTCGAAGGTCATGTCATCGTCCGAGATTGGCTCACCACAGATTATGAACAACATCAGCGTTTGGTCGGTCATATCCAAATTAAATCTCTCAAGCCTGATGCAATCAAAGTAGATAGCATCGTCTCAACTATCGGTTTCCCATTGGTTGGTGGCCCTGCTGGTTCAATGGAAGCTGGTCGCCAAATTGAAGTCGCTAAAAGTATTCTCACCGCCAAAAATATTCCCTATATTGTCGCCGCTCCCCTCCTCATCCAAGACCTCCATTCCTGGACACGGCAAGGCATTGGTGGTTTGCAAAGCGTCGTTCTCTACTCTCTGCCCGAACTCGATGGGGCGATCGATACAGTGCCTCTCGGTGGTCTAGTTGGCGAAGACATTTACATCATTCCAGAACGCGTCAAACGTCTCACTGGTCGCGTCAAACAGTGGATTCGCCTCCGAAATGCGGCTCCTGCTGAAAAAAAATTGGCAATTTTACTCTATGGATTTCCGCCGGGTTATGGCGCAACTGGAACCGCCGCTCTCCTAAATGTGCCGAGGAGTTTAATCCATCTCCTCAAGACTTTAAAAGCCCAAGGATATGATGTCGGTGATTTTCCAGATGACGGCGAAGCGATTATCAAAATGGTAAAGGAGGCAGATGAAGCTTATCGACTCGACCCAGAATTTTCGCCCCAAACGCTAAAAAATATTGATGTCAAAACAATGGATCGATGGTTGGGATATTTGCTCACCAAGCGTATCGAAAATCAATGGCAAAGTCTCACAGAAACAGGACTAAAAACATTTGGTGGGAAGCTCCAAGTTGGTGGCATTCAATTTGGAAATGTGTGGATTGGGGTACAGCCTCCCCTCGGAATTTCTGGCGATCCAATGCGGTTAATGTTTGAGAAAGATTTAACCCCTCACCCTCAATACGCAGCCTTCTATAAATGGTTGCAAAATGATTTCAGAGCTGACGCAATGATTCATTTTGGGATGCATGGCACAGTGGAATGGTTGCCGGGTTCGCCATTGGGAAATACCAGCTATTCTTGGTCCGATATTTTGCTAGGAAATATTCCTAATCTATATATCTATGCGGCGAATAATCCCTCGGAATCGATCCTGGCAAAACGGCGAGGCTATGGCACTTTGATTTCCCATAATGTGCCGCCCTATGGTCGTGCTGGGCTCTATAAAGAGCTTCTGGTGGTGCGGGATTTAATTGCGGAATATCGCGAAAATCCAGAGGCAAATTCAGCGCTGCAACCGGACATTATCCAAAAGATTGTAGACATGGGATTACCAGAGGATTATCCATTTACATCGGAAGAAAGAACAGAAATCGAGTTCACTGTCGAGAATGCGAAAAGCTTTGATTTAGAAGTGATTCAAGATTATTTTGTGCAGGTTTATGACTATCTGCAAATTCTAGAACAACGGCTATTTTCGTCGGGGTTACATGTTCTAGGAGAGAAACCTGATGGCGAAACAATTCAATCTTATTTAGCGGCTTATTTTGGCGATCGCCTCCCCGAACAAACCATCAAGAAAATCTCTCATGGTGAAAATGTAGAGTCTGGCGATCGCCTACCAAAACTATTACAAGAAGCCCAGCAGATTCGGGATTTGTTACTGCAAACAGACGACGAAATCACAAATTTAGTAAAAGGCTTAAACGGCGAATACATTCCCCCTGCTCCTGGTGGCGATTTGTTACGGGATGGGATGGGTGTATTGCCGACAGGACGGAATATCCATGCCCTCGATCCCTATCGAATGCCGTCCCCTGCCGCCTATGCCCGTGGGCGAGAAATTGGAAAAAAAATTATTGTCCAGCACCTCGAAGAAACCGGTAACTATCCTGAAACTGTGGCAGTGATGTTGTGGGGATTGGATGCCATTAAAACCAAGGGAGAATCGCTAGGCATTCTTTTGGAATTAGTCGGTGCAGAACCCGTAAAAGAAGGAACAGGTCGCATCGTTCGATATGAATTAATTCCCCTCGAAAACGTCGGTCATCCCCGCATCGATATTTTGGCGAATATGTCTGGAATCTTCCGAGATAGTTTTGTGAATATCATCGAATTACTGGATGATTTATTTATCCGTGCAGCTGAAATTGATGAAGATCCAGCGCAGAATTTCATTCGCAAACATACCCTCGAATTAGAAGCCCAAGGTATCGACAATGCATCGGCAAGACTTTTTTCTAATCCCGCTGGAGATTTCGGTTCTCTCGTAAATGATCAAGTAGTCGAAGGGAATTGGGAAAATGGCGATGAATTAGCCAAAACTTGGGAAGGACGAAATCAGTTTAGCTACGGTCGCAATGACAAAGGCCAAGCCCGTCCAGAAGTTCTCAAAAAATTATTGGAGACGGGCGATCACCTCATCCAAGAAATCGACTCAGTGGAATATGGCCTGACCGACATCCAAGAGTATTACGCGAATACTGGCGGCCTCAAAAAAGCTGCCGAAAATGCCAGTGGGAAGCAAGTTACTGCCAGCTTCGTTGAGAGCTTCTCAAAAGACACCACGCCCCGCAAACTCGAATCAGTTTTACGCATGGAGTACCGTTCAAAATTACTCAACCCCAAATGGGCAGGGGCGATGGCGAATGAAGGATCAGGGGGAGCCTACGAAATTTCCCAGCGAATGACTGCGTTGATAGGTTGGGGCGGCACAGTCGATTTCACCGATGAATGGGTTTATGACCAAGCCGCTGACACATATGCATTCGATGAAGATATGGCAGCGAAATTACGAGAGGCAAACCCCGAAGCGTTTCGCAATATTGTCAGTCGGATGATCGAAGCGAATGGCCGTGGTTTTTGGCAAGCTTCTGATGACAAACTCGCCAAACTCAATGAGTTATACGACCTCACGGATGATGTAATCGAAGGTGTGGCAAGCCCTAATGCTTAAAGTGGTAGTTCCTTACAATAGTAATTTCCTTAAACAGTCACTGTTGTAGGGGTAAGTTGCGCTAAAAATTCCTCATGATTGAGGGGCTGGGAAAACATCGGGAAATTTTTTTCGATGGACAGCTGCTGTTCCTCAGCACTAACTGTTGCGGTGCAATCTTTGAGTGTAAAAACGCGATAGCCTTTTTCGTAGCCAGTTCGCATCGTGGATTCGACACAACAGTTCGTTAAAAAGCCGCCCAACACTAAATTTGTAATCCCTCGACTCCGCAAAATAAAATCGAGATTTGTACTGGCAAACCCACATAAACCTCGTTTGCCTTCAATCACAATATCGCTAGATTCTGGAGTGAGTTCATCGGCGATCGCCGCGCCCCAAGTCCCTTTTTGAAAAGACTGACTATCAACAACACCCTTGAGAATGCCGTAGGGCTGAGATGTTAATTCGTGATAATCCTCAGTAAACGTAATCGGCAGATGGACAATCGCGACTCCCAATTGACGTGCCTTTTTCATCGTTTCGACTGTGTTTGCCAGCATATTGCTTGCGTCCATCACAGACTTTACCGCTGCGTGTAATGTGCCACCTTCCGATACAAAATCGTTTTGATATTCGATTAGCACCAACGCCGTTTTTTGAGGATCCATCTCGCCTACTCCTAAAACGTAATTTTCGTTAGAGGTTTATTGAAACACCTGACTAAATCAAGCCTAACCCTAATCAATTTGGCGATCGCCAAATTGCAAGAAATCTAATCTTCGTTCGGATCTAGCTCAAAACAAATAAAAAAAACACTTGATAAAAACACGAAACTTACAAAATAAGACCAGTTATCACCCACATCAGGATCCGCAACAAACCACCATCCCGCTGCCGCAAGAATAAACAGCACAAAAAAGCGTCTAATATTAAAAGTCATTGTTGCATCACCTCGATCGTTTTTAAATTCTGTCATTGACTCAGCATGTGATCATTTCACCTTCAGCCAATATCACAAGAGAAACGCCCATTATCCAACAGCTTTAAAAGAGTAGCCTTATCTCGTCTCTGCATTAAGAATCATTGAGAAAAGGCTAGGGTAAAAATATCTTTCCTCAAAATTTAAACAGTAGCAGCAATATAAGTTTTAGATAAATCCTATGACCTCATCTTCTAAATATCGCCTCGTAACCCGTAGTGACTTCGACGGTTTAGTGTGTGGTGTTTTACTAAAAGAACTTGACCTCATCGATGACATCAAGTTCGTACACCCGAAAGATATGCAAGATGGCAAGGTCGATATCACTGGGCAGGACATCACAACCAACCTCCCTTATGTGAAAGAGGCTCATCTCGCATTCGACCATCATTACAGTGAAACGCTCCGTAATGCTGAGCAACCAGACAACCACGTCATTGACCCTGATGCGCCCTCTGCAGCAAGAGTTGTTTACGACTATTACGGTGGGAAAGAAAAATTCTCGATGATCAGCGACGAGATGATGGTCGCTGTGGATAAAGCAGATTCTGCTCAATTCAGTCAGGAGGAATGTTTGCACCCGACAGATTGGGTTCTGCTCAATTTTCTGATGGATGCGCGCACTGGTTTAGGTCGTTTCCGGGATTTTCGGATTTCAAATTATCAGCTCATGATGGAGTTGATTGATTACTGTAAGGAGCACTCGATTGCAGACATTCTCGAAGTGCCTGATGTCAAAGAACGTAGCGAACTTTATTTTGACCACGAAGACAAATTTAAAGAGCAGCTAAAACGATGTTCAACTGTTCATGGCAATGTTGTTGTGCTGGACTTGCGGGAAGAGGAAACAATTTATACAGGCAACCGATTTATGATTTATGCGCTTTTCCCTGAGTGCAATATTTCAATCCATGCACTGTGGGGATTAAAGCAGCAAAATACAGTTTATGCCGTGGGTAAATCGATTTTCGATCGCTCTTCTCAAACAAATATTGGTGAGTTGATGTTGCAATATGGCGGTGGTGGTCACGCCAATGCGGGTACTTGCCAAGTGGATAATGACAAGGCTGAAGCTGTGTTGAAAGAGCTAATCACCAAAATTAATGCAGACGGCTAAAGCGGAAATTCAGTCTAGTTTGGACGAGCTTTAAAGAAACGGAGTAACGGCGATCGCCTCTAGGGGGAAATGACGCTGTTGCTCCGTATGACTGTTGACCTGAAAGACTTCGCGCTGATCAATATCGAAAGCAGTCAACCAACCACTTTTAGCGTGATAAACCCCCGTATCAATATCGAGCCAACCGGCTCCCTGTGCCAATTGTCCCGGCTCAACTCCCGGAAAGGTAAAGGTAATCGTGTGCCCAACGATCACTAGTTTATTGGAAAAATAGGGCTGCGGAATAGAGTGAAATTCACCCCGCACCCAGCAGAATTGATCTGCACCTTGTTTATCGATAGGTAAGTCTGGGTCAAGACCTGCATGAACAAGCCAGATATCACCAAGATCTAAATGGGTGGGGCGATCGCGCAACCAGAGTAAATGCTCATAGGGAATTTTGTGGTTATAGCTCTGAAGCGTATTAGAACCACCGCTGTGATACCAAGCCACAAATGTATCTTCGTCCACACTACCGTCGGCGGCGATCGCCTCTAGCATCATCATCTCGTGATTCCCCATGAGAGATTGGTACGAACTCCGACGAACAAACTCAATAATTTCAGCACTCTTTGGGCCACGATCGATGAGATCTCCCAAAAAATAAACCCGATCATCTTGATTTGGAGCAACAAAATCGAGCAAAGCCATTAATGTATCGTAATGACCATGCACGTCGCCTATACAGATTCGTCGTTGCCCCATAAAAATATGCCTGCAATCACTTGGTTGCCACCAGTACACCCATCATATCCCCCGCGAAGGGGTAGTGAATAGCTTCACTAAAGCCAGCTTCTCGGGCCAATGTTTCCTGTGCTTTCCCCGTAGGGAAACGCTCAATACTGGGCTGAATATATTCGTACTCGGCTGTGAGCTTAAACCGTTCAGCAAGGGGAACCACAACAGTCTGCATATACCATTGCTGAAAGGCTTGTTTGGTTTGATCAGCGGGGCGGTGAAAATCTAAGATAGCAACTTTCTTGCCCGGTTTTAGAACGCGATAAACTTCTGCGAGGGCAAGGGGAATATTTGTTACATTTCGCAACCCATAGCCCATGGTTACACCATCAAAAGTTTCAGCTTCAAAGGGCAATGATAAAGCATCACCCTCTTGCCAAGTGATATCAAATTCTGGGCACTGACGGGTTTGTTTTTCAGCGGCGATCGCCAATTGTTTTGTCGCAAAATCGATGCCGATGGTTTTTCCCATCACTCCAACTGTGCGAGCCAGTAGCAGCGTTAGATCGCCACTCCCACAACAAATATCGAGCGCCGTATCCCCCGGTTGCACATTGCTCCATTTCACCGCCATTTTTTTCCAAATCTGATGCTGCCCCAAACTGATCCATTGATTGAGGTCGTCGTATTTTGGAGCGATGCGATTAAAAATTTCTTGGATTTCGGGGGCGGTATCGGCTTGGGGCATGTGTTAACAGGATTTTTGGCTAATCAGAGCAAATGCAATCTGTTGACTGGCAAGGTATAAGAGGTTGAGATCAGACTCACGCAATGTACAGACATCAAGCCATTGTAGTGACAGAAGAGCGAGGATTTCCTGACGATAGGTCAGAGGCAACAATAAATGTTGTTTGATCGCATTCTCGGTGTAGTAACTAATATCTTCTGGCGGTGGCGTTTTGCGGGAGTTTAGCCATAATTGCAAAGCTAATGATTCTTTCACCTTAGCGATGAGCGGATCATTCTCCGGGATGGCGATCGCAGTGTTGAGAGAACCGCTTTCACCGATGGCATCTTCACAATCTCCAGATTTTGTGATCTTGAGATAACAAGCATCTGCCCCTAGGGCAGGCATAATTGCGGCTGTTGCTTGGTTTAATGTCTCTTCTAGAGGAGTATCAGACGCAAAAATAGTGAGGAGTTTACCGAGGAGTTGCGTTTGGTTTTGGCTACGCTCTAGCTCTGCAATACGATTGTTGGCGGTCGCATAGGTTTCTGCAGCAACTGCAACGACATCCTGCAATTCAGCGGGGTCCCAAGGCTTAGTGATGTAGCGATATACTTGCCCAGCATTAATCGCTTCGACGAGATCTTCTACGTCCGTAAACCCCGTCAAAATAATCCGCATGGTATTCGGAAACTCAGGGACTGTACGACTAAGAAACTCCGTCCCCTTCATTTTCGGCATACGCTGATCGGAAATAATGACAGCGACTTCCCCTTCCTCTTCGAGTACTTGTAAGGCTTCGATACCGTTACTGGCTCGGAGCACGTGGAAGTCACGCCGAAATGTCCGGTACAACAAATCGAGGTTGTCAGGTTCATCGTCAACGACCAAGAGTTTAGCTTTCTGTCTGCGAGTCACAGCTTTCATCTGCTCGGTGATATGGGTAAATTCAGGGATAGTCATGATCGCAAGGATCGGATTTTGATCTAATTACATAATACTTACCCTACAATGCTTGTCAGCAGATTTTCAGCCTAAACTTAAGCTCCTGTAAAATCTCATGCTGATAGATGGCGCTAATGCCAATTAATTCCAGAAATTTATGAACTTTTTTAGCAATTTAGACCGTTAAACAAAATACAGGGCGATCGCCGGAGAAACACTCCTATGCCGATCAACCCTGTATCAACCCTAAATCAGACTATTTTTTGGTAAATCTGCCTTAGAAAAAAGCAGCATATTTTTTGTTAAAGCACCACATCAAGACGATCAGCGTAGCCTGACATTTCAACATATCCTTTGGCTGCAATAGGCTGATTTGATTTTTTTCCTTCAAATCCAACGGCGCCTTCCCAATAGGTTGTCGACACATTTAACTCTTGATTTGCAATCAGAGATTTGCCGTCTAGCATCAGATAAAGCTTTGGAATTTCGATATGCCACTGGGATGGATAATCAGCCTGACTCGTAGGGCTATGCCAAGTGTCGAGAACATCGATTTGCCACTCTGTATTATCAATGGTTTGGGTTTCACCTGTAGAACTGACATAAGTACCACTGGAAACATCGGTAATATCGCCATTTTCTTGACGCAAGCCATAAAGCATTAATGCCGAACCATCATCCAATTGAAGGGAGAACCAATCCCAACCGACAGTGCCTGGACTGAGAGCACTCGTTGAATATTCATGATCTTTCCAAGTGTGACCAGTAACCTTAAAGGATTCATCACCCACGATAATGGTTCCAACGCTTTCTTGTTGGACGATGGAGTAGTAATAGGAGGCATTGCCTGGCTCTTGACCTTTTTTGCTATAACCGCGATCACCCTGAAGCACAGGTGGTAAAGTTTCGCTCAACACTAAATCCAATTGCACATCATCAGCATCGGCGACGAGTCTTACTTTGCCAGGTTCTATTTCTTCCGCTGACCAGTTTTCGAGCCAGACCCGATAGGGCACAGATTGCGCACCAGATAATCCCGCAGATTTTCGACTAAAGCGTTCATGGGGATAAAAGGTTTGATTCTCAATATCACTGATGGTGAAGTGAGAAAAATAAACTTGAGGCGATCGCCAGTCAGACGCATCAACAACTTCCGCAGTCTCTGGGGTTAATGCCCGGCGGAAAAAAGTGAGTTGATAGCCAAATTCTCGACCTTGATCTGTTTCGAGATTGCCTGTGTAATACCACCATTCTGTTTGGTAATCGTCGTGAGGGCCTAAATCTTTGGGAAATCTTAGAGGCTTGGGGGCGATCGCCTGAGTGAACTCAGCAGTAGTCTCAACATTCTGAACGGATAGCCATTCCACTGAAGCCTGACCACTATTTGTGATGCCAGCCCTCGGCCAAAAAGCCACTGCAAGAGCTAATCCAATTGCAAGCATTACGAGTGAAAACTGTTTTAATCCTTTCATCTTTTTCCTCTTCTATTCCTCTCGAATCGCACTTGCTACAACCATTCGGCTTAACCGCCAAGCTGGATATAATCCCGCCAGCAATGCAGCTACTACCGCAACAATCCATGCCTGCCAAAAATAGCTCGGCTGAACTTGCATTTGTAACGTCCAGCCAAACGACCGCACATTAATCACGTAGATCAAAATCCACGCCAAAACATAGCCCAGCGGCATCGCAAAAAAGCCAGCTAAACTTCCCATAATGCCCGTCTCCAAAAGGGTTAGCTGCCACATTTGAGGAGGAGTCATGCCATTCGCTCGCAAGATGCCGAGTTCCCGAGTGCGTTCTAGTTGCAGACTCATCAGGGCGCTGAGAACCCCAATAAATGCAACCACAACTGCCAGCAGTCTCAAAGCACCAGTAATCGCAAAAGTTCGATCAAAAATCTCTAGTGAGCCCTGCCGTAAATTACGGTTCGACTGCGCCACCAAATCCTGTCTTCCCTTAAAGATTTCCCGCAGATGAGTCACCACTTCATCCACATTGATATCGGGTTTCACGAATAACCCAAGGGATGCAATGCTGGGGTCTTGCCATGCCTCTAGATAAAGATTGTCATCGAGGAGAATTGTGCCTCGGTCGGATGAGTAATCATAAAAAACCGCAATGACAGGGTAGGTCAGTGCTCCCTGAGGAGATTCGACAGTCACTGTTTCCGGTGGTTCTGATACACCTGCTCGAATCATTAAAGCCTCAGAGATAATCGCTCCTTCGCCAGCATCGAGCTGTGGCCAAGGATCTTCGACATCGTCACGAATCCAAGCGTAGGGACGTTGACCATCAGATACATCACCATCGGCAGAGATTAATTTAGCGGAGCGATCTACCGCGATTTCAGTGCTAGTTTCAGCATCGCGATTAAAGGCAATTACCTCAACATCAGTATCGTTATAAGTGACAATGCGGTCG from [Leptolyngbya] sp. PCC 7376 includes:
- a CDS encoding phosphoesterase DHHA1 yields the protein MTSSSKYRLVTRSDFDGLVCGVLLKELDLIDDIKFVHPKDMQDGKVDITGQDITTNLPYVKEAHLAFDHHYSETLRNAEQPDNHVIDPDAPSAARVVYDYYGGKEKFSMISDEMMVAVDKADSAQFSQEECLHPTDWVLLNFLMDARTGLGRFRDFRISNYQLMMELIDYCKEHSIADILEVPDVKERSELYFDHEDKFKEQLKRCSTVHGNVVVLDLREEETIYTGNRFMIYALFPECNISIHALWGLKQQNTVYAVGKSIFDRSSQTNIGELMLQYGGGGHANAGTCQVDNDKAEAVLKELITKINADG
- a CDS encoding lipocalin-like domain-containing protein; translated protein: MKGLKQFSLVMLAIGLALAVAFWPRAGITNSGQASVEWLSVQNVETTAEFTQAIAPKPLRFPKDLGPHDDYQTEWWYYTGNLETDQGREFGYQLTFFRRALTPETAEVVDASDWRSPQVYFSHFTISDIENQTFYPHERFSRKSAGLSGAQSVPYRVWLENWSAEEIEPGKVRLVADADDVQLDLVLSETLPPVLQGDRGYSKKGQEPGNASYYYSIVQQESVGTIIVGDESFKVTGHTWKDHEYSTSALSPGTVGWDWFSLQLDDGSALMLYGLRQENGDITDVSSGTYVSSTGETQTIDNTEWQIDVLDTWHSPTSQADYPSQWHIEIPKLYLMLDGKSLIANQELNVSTTYWEGAVGFEGKKSNQPIAAKGYVEMSGYADRLDVVL
- a CDS encoding isochorismatase family cysteine hydrolase produces the protein MDPQKTALVLIEYQNDFVSEGGTLHAAVKSVMDASNMLANTVETMKKARQLGVAIVHLPITFTEDYHELTSQPYGILKGVVDSQSFQKGTWGAAIADELTPESSDIVIEGKRGLCGFASTNLDFILRSRGITNLVLGGFLTNCCVESTMRTGYEKGYRVFTLKDCTATVSAEEQQLSIEKNFPMFSQPLNHEEFLAQLTPTTVTV
- the ubiE gene encoding bifunctional demethylmenaquinone methyltransferase/2-methoxy-6-polyprenyl-1,4-benzoquinol methylase UbiE codes for the protein MPQADTAPEIQEIFNRIAPKYDDLNQWISLGQHQIWKKMAVKWSNVQPGDTALDICCGSGDLTLLLARTVGVMGKTIGIDFATKQLAIAAEKQTRQCPEFDITWQEGDALSLPFEAETFDGVTMGYGLRNVTNIPLALAEVYRVLKPGKKVAILDFHRPADQTKQAFQQWYMQTVVVPLAERFKLTAEYEYIQPSIERFPTGKAQETLAREAGFSEAIHYPFAGDMMGVLVATK
- a CDS encoding response regulator; amino-acid sequence: MTIPEFTHITEQMKAVTRRQKAKLLVVDDEPDNLDLLYRTFRRDFHVLRASNGIEALQVLEEEGEVAVIISDQRMPKMKGTEFLSRTVPEFPNTMRIILTGFTDVEDLVEAINAGQVYRYITKPWDPAELQDVVAVAAETYATANNRIAELERSQNQTQLLGKLLTIFASDTPLEETLNQATAAIMPALGADACYLKITKSGDCEDAIGESGSLNTAIAIPENDPLIAKVKESLALQLWLNSRKTPPPEDISYYTENAIKQHLLLPLTYRQEILALLSLQWLDVCTLRESDLNLLYLASQQIAFALISQKSC
- the bchH gene encoding magnesium chelatase subunit H, with product MKRIVIITGFEAFNASLYRDAAAQAIARCPELEVVTFTDRDIASQPDVVAEAIAGAEVFFASLIFDYDQVMWLRERLDHIPTRLVFESALELMALTRLGKFVIGEKPKGMPKPIKFILGKFTNSKEEDKLAGYLSFLKTGPKLLKYIPAKKVQDLRNWLIIYGYWNAGGTANVAAMCWAIAENYLGLEIGKLPEVIETPNMGLLHPKYDGYFTSPKDYLEWHRKTFPDQKFNPVVAVLLYRKHVITNQKYIPQLIQKFEADGLTPLPVFINGVEGHVIVRDWLTTDYEQHQRLVGHIQIKSLKPDAIKVDSIVSTIGFPLVGGPAGSMEAGRQIEVAKSILTAKNIPYIVAAPLLIQDLHSWTRQGIGGLQSVVLYSLPELDGAIDTVPLGGLVGEDIYIIPERVKRLTGRVKQWIRLRNAAPAEKKLAILLYGFPPGYGATGTAALLNVPRSLIHLLKTLKAQGYDVGDFPDDGEAIIKMVKEADEAYRLDPEFSPQTLKNIDVKTMDRWLGYLLTKRIENQWQSLTETGLKTFGGKLQVGGIQFGNVWIGVQPPLGISGDPMRLMFEKDLTPHPQYAAFYKWLQNDFRADAMIHFGMHGTVEWLPGSPLGNTSYSWSDILLGNIPNLYIYAANNPSESILAKRRGYGTLISHNVPPYGRAGLYKELLVVRDLIAEYRENPEANSALQPDIIQKIVDMGLPEDYPFTSEERTEIEFTVENAKSFDLEVIQDYFVQVYDYLQILEQRLFSSGLHVLGEKPDGETIQSYLAAYFGDRLPEQTIKKISHGENVESGDRLPKLLQEAQQIRDLLLQTDDEITNLVKGLNGEYIPPAPGGDLLRDGMGVLPTGRNIHALDPYRMPSPAAYARGREIGKKIIVQHLEETGNYPETVAVMLWGLDAIKTKGESLGILLELVGAEPVKEGTGRIVRYELIPLENVGHPRIDILANMSGIFRDSFVNIIELLDDLFIRAAEIDEDPAQNFIRKHTLELEAQGIDNASARLFSNPAGDFGSLVNDQVVEGNWENGDELAKTWEGRNQFSYGRNDKGQARPEVLKKLLETGDHLIQEIDSVEYGLTDIQEYYANTGGLKKAAENASGKQVTASFVESFSKDTTPRKLESVLRMEYRSKLLNPKWAGAMANEGSGGAYEISQRMTALIGWGGTVDFTDEWVYDQAADTYAFDEDMAAKLREANPEAFRNIVSRMIEANGRGFWQASDDKLAKLNELYDLTDDVIEGVASPNA
- a CDS encoding metallophosphoesterase family protein; the protein is MGQRRICIGDVHGHYDTLMALLDFVAPNQDDRVYFLGDLIDRGPKSAEIIEFVRRSSYQSLMGNHEMMMLEAIAADGSVDEDTFVAWYHSGGSNTLQSYNHKIPYEHLLWLRDRPTHLDLGDIWLVHAGLDPDLPIDKQGADQFCWVRGEFHSIPQPYFSNKLVIVGHTITFTFPGVEPGQLAQGAGWLDIDTGVYHAKSGWLTAFDIDQREVFQVNSHTEQQRHFPLEAIAVTPFL